A window of Chitinispirillum alkaliphilum contains these coding sequences:
- a CDS encoding putative DNA-binding protein yields the protein MKTTNVIVVLLWVAAAMLLFKHGFGSEEPSVVYVTDAVGNRFPLDSLLPQGEVGLVVSFDENSVARELQPEIANEAQPGVAQNQQPEAVNVAANDDVAQQPQPEIENEDENGIGQELQPKPGCTNVNTADISKLVGLPGIGPVLAQRIIERRTQHGNFKKADDLLEVSGIGPSRLGRIAELICF from the coding sequence ATGAAAACAACAAACGTTATTGTTGTTCTCCTGTGGGTAGCTGCCGCCATGTTGCTTTTCAAACATGGTTTCGGCAGTGAGGAGCCTTCAGTTGTATATGTAACCGATGCCGTTGGGAACAGATTCCCTTTAGATTCACTTCTGCCGCAGGGTGAAGTCGGATTGGTCGTAAGTTTTGATGAAAACAGTGTCGCCCGGGAGCTTCAGCCTGAAATCGCAAATGAAGCCCAACCCGGTGTCGCCCAAAATCAGCAGCCTGAAGCGGTGAATGTCGCTGCAAACGACGATGTCGCTCAACAGCCGCAGCCTGAAATTGAGAATGAAGATGAAAACGGTATCGGCCAAGAGTTGCAACCGAAACCCGGGTGTACTAATGTCAATACTGCTGATATCAGCAAGCTTGTAGGGCTGCCCGGGATAGGGCCTGTGCTTGCGCAGAGAATAATTGAGAGGAGAACACAGCATGGAAATTTCAAAAAAGCTGATGATCTTCTGGAAGTAAGCGGAATCGGGCCTTCAAGGCTGGGGAGGATAGCAGAGCTGATTTGTTTTTAA
- a CDS encoding HD-GYP domain produces MSSEEKRILVVDDEKAICDILSQYLSAGGFSVKIALSGPEAIDIIQKLNVDMVITDLHMPQMSGVELLKWVKEYDSTIPVMFTTGYPALSSAIEGLRLGACDYITKPFHLEEIGEKVKRVLKTKRVEEENLLFSKLVSLHEVTKVLSATLQTSELNRKLLHYSTRIIKADSGALFFLNSKSKLVLSSCCGCFSEEYWSRREFIEASIWVVDNQEPLVIEAAAENSHRLPPELSSYIVFPLKAHSTTSGVLNVLRTKDKPYFSNLDLEIFNVLASQASISIDNARLYQSSRNNYLKTIRAFALAVEAKDQYTHGHSENVMKYTVRLARHLGLSESEIELVKYAGLLHDIGKIGVSELIINKPGKLTTQEFDEIKKHPGQGARIISDVPSLKDLVPLVYHHHEFYCGGGYPSGIAGKEIPYGARILSIADAFEAMTSNRPYRKSLPEQVAFDILKKEKGKQFDPEMVDAFLDIMNRNK; encoded by the coding sequence ATGAGCTCTGAAGAGAAGCGGATTCTCGTTGTCGATGATGAGAAGGCAATCTGTGATATATTGTCCCAATATCTGAGCGCCGGTGGGTTTAGTGTAAAAATTGCGTTAAGTGGACCTGAGGCTATAGATATTATTCAAAAGCTAAATGTTGATATGGTTATCACCGACCTTCACATGCCACAAATGTCCGGAGTGGAATTATTGAAATGGGTTAAAGAATATGACAGCACCATACCTGTTATGTTCACTACAGGATATCCGGCCCTTTCTTCCGCAATCGAAGGGCTCAGGCTTGGGGCCTGTGATTACATTACTAAGCCGTTCCATCTTGAGGAAATAGGGGAGAAGGTAAAAAGGGTACTCAAAACAAAAAGGGTGGAAGAGGAAAACCTTCTCTTTTCAAAGCTTGTATCTCTTCACGAAGTCACCAAAGTACTCTCCGCTACTCTTCAAACTTCTGAGCTTAACCGTAAACTTCTCCATTATTCTACCCGGATTATAAAAGCTGACAGCGGGGCACTGTTTTTTCTCAACTCGAAATCAAAGCTGGTCTTATCATCTTGCTGCGGTTGTTTCAGTGAAGAGTACTGGAGCAGGCGGGAATTCATCGAAGCATCAATCTGGGTGGTAGACAACCAGGAACCGCTGGTAATTGAAGCTGCTGCTGAAAACAGCCATCGCCTTCCCCCTGAACTAAGTTCCTATATTGTATTTCCGCTCAAAGCACATTCAACTACTTCGGGCGTTTTGAATGTGCTCAGAACAAAAGATAAACCATATTTTTCAAATCTCGATCTGGAAATCTTTAACGTTCTGGCTTCCCAGGCAAGTATCTCAATCGATAATGCAAGACTGTATCAAAGCAGCCGTAATAATTATCTGAAAACCATCAGAGCTTTTGCATTGGCAGTTGAAGCAAAGGATCAGTATACACACGGACATTCTGAAAATGTTATGAAATACACCGTTCGTTTAGCCAGACATTTGGGATTGTCCGAATCTGAGATTGAACTGGTTAAATACGCCGGCTTGCTTCATGATATTGGGAAAATCGGTGTCAGTGAACTGATTATAAATAAACCCGGAAAGCTCACCACCCAGGAGTTCGATGAAATTAAGAAACATCCCGGGCAGGGTGCCAGAATCATAAGCGACGTACCTTCCCTCAAAGATCTTGTACCTCTGGTGTATCATCATCACGAATTCTATTGCGGTGGAGGATACCCTTCAGGGATCGCAGGAAAAGAGATCCCCTACGGAGCAAGAATCCTTAGCATCGCTGATGCGTTTGAAGCTATGACTTCAAACAGACCGTATAGAAAGTCTCTTCCGGAACAGGTGGCATTTGATATTTTAAAGAAAGAAAAGGGAAAACAGTTCGATCCTGAAATGGTCGATGCATTTCTTGATATAATGAATCGGAATAAATGA
- a CDS encoding Aspartyl-tRNA(Asn) amidotransferase subunit C, producing the protein MIDKQTVLYVAELAKLKLSDTEVQNFTSQLGSIIDYIDLLNSAPTEGVEPTCMVAPAHDPLRDDEPTGSLNPEQTLSNGPSVKKGHFAVPKVIGG; encoded by the coding sequence ATGATTGACAAACAAACCGTTCTTTATGTCGCCGAGCTGGCAAAGCTGAAATTGTCCGACACTGAAGTCCAAAATTTCACCTCACAACTTGGCTCGATTATCGACTATATAGATCTGCTGAACTCCGCGCCAACTGAAGGGGTTGAGCCCACATGTATGGTTGCTCCCGCCCACGATCCTTTAAGGGATGATGAACCGACGGGGTCTCTGAATCCGGAACAGACTCTCTCAAACGGACCAAGTGTAAAGAAAGGACACTTTGCTGTACCTAAGGTTATCGGTGGTTGA
- a CDS encoding ATP-dependent DNA helicase UvrD/PcrA, translating to MNKNKSSVLDKMVLNSIQHQAVTYIDGPELVFAGAGTGKTRVLTAKIAYLISQGYSPDTIFAATFTNKAAREMRSRVESFLGMPAQGLWIGTFHSLCVRILRREASALNYTPYFSIFDSNDQLSLIKKMLKKFDVDDRTMPPKYLLAIISGYKSSCVSPDEVEQRAQGFRDREIAKLYKAYQKSLREQQAMDFDDLITNTVYLLRDNDQLLGKYQNMFRYVLVDEYQDTNTAQFRLVHLLSKGHRHIFAVGDDDQSIYGWRGAKIDNILSFENHFPQTKIFKLEQNYRSTKEIINFSNAIIAHNINRAAKKLWTDRSGGSQVLVSRYRDDRQEAQSVGEKVQMLLEKMRGSDIAVLFRTNAQSRSFEEAFRKMNIPYVLVGGTSFYDRAEIKDCIAYLRLLVNSKDNISFERIVNVPPRGLGDKARKDLIAAAEKNGRSLLETVLSGEAANLSARSQKGFAQLKEIFELLKDMESAGEGPDEILRQILQLSGYMDMLSQQESEEAAGRIENINELLNALAAWAQENPGKSLNGFLEEVSLASDVDSWEVRDNAVNFMTMHCAKGLEFKHVFLVGMEDGIIPSRQNIEDEAKIEEERRLFYVGATRAMGQLECSYVDQRRRFGEILPSEPTRFLQDVSKSLFSFKDQTSFFGARQDIRPPIHSQSRYRSQQTQKRRARNEKSYDKYSAPEYFSQEAVEFRMGQTVTHKTYGRGRILSLSGSGEDMKLTVLFNDGTRRRLMAKFANLEH from the coding sequence ATGAATAAGAACAAATCGTCTGTTCTGGACAAAATGGTATTAAACAGTATACAGCATCAGGCTGTCACATACATTGATGGGCCGGAGTTGGTGTTCGCAGGTGCCGGTACCGGTAAAACACGGGTGCTCACGGCAAAAATCGCTTACCTGATATCTCAGGGATATTCACCAGACACAATTTTTGCCGCTACTTTCACCAATAAGGCCGCAAGGGAGATGCGCTCCAGGGTTGAGAGTTTTCTTGGAATGCCCGCACAGGGTTTGTGGATCGGGACTTTTCACTCGCTGTGTGTGAGAATCCTGCGCAGGGAAGCATCGGCATTGAATTACACTCCATACTTTTCTATCTTCGATTCCAACGATCAGCTCTCGTTGATCAAAAAGATGCTCAAAAAGTTCGATGTAGATGACCGCACGATGCCCCCTAAATATCTCCTGGCAATCATCTCCGGCTACAAGTCTTCATGCGTCAGTCCCGATGAGGTGGAGCAGAGAGCTCAGGGGTTCAGGGACAGGGAGATCGCCAAACTTTACAAAGCTTACCAGAAATCTTTGAGAGAACAGCAGGCAATGGATTTCGATGATCTTATCACAAATACAGTTTATCTGCTCAGGGATAACGATCAGCTGCTTGGAAAATATCAGAACATGTTCCGGTACGTGCTGGTTGACGAGTATCAGGATACCAACACCGCCCAGTTCAGGCTCGTACATCTCCTCTCAAAGGGGCACAGACATATCTTCGCCGTGGGTGATGATGATCAGAGTATTTATGGATGGAGAGGGGCCAAAATTGACAATATCCTCTCTTTTGAAAACCACTTTCCGCAAACGAAAATATTTAAACTGGAGCAAAATTACCGCTCGACAAAAGAGATAATAAACTTCTCAAACGCAATCATCGCTCACAATATCAACCGGGCTGCAAAAAAACTGTGGACAGACCGAAGTGGCGGATCACAGGTACTCGTGAGCAGATACCGGGATGACCGCCAGGAAGCGCAAAGCGTGGGGGAGAAAGTACAGATGCTCCTTGAAAAAATGAGAGGCTCTGATATCGCAGTGCTTTTCAGAACCAATGCACAATCAAGATCCTTTGAGGAAGCTTTCAGGAAAATGAACATCCCCTATGTTCTTGTGGGGGGAACAAGTTTTTATGATCGGGCTGAGATTAAGGACTGTATCGCCTACCTGAGATTACTTGTAAATTCAAAAGACAACATAAGCTTTGAGAGAATCGTAAATGTTCCGCCCCGCGGTCTTGGAGACAAGGCCCGTAAAGACCTTATCGCTGCGGCGGAAAAAAACGGACGGTCACTTCTGGAAACCGTCCTCAGCGGGGAGGCCGCAAACCTTAGTGCCCGATCACAAAAAGGGTTTGCTCAGCTAAAAGAGATTTTCGAGCTGCTTAAGGATATGGAGTCCGCCGGAGAGGGACCAGATGAAATCTTGCGGCAAATTCTTCAGCTCTCAGGATATATGGACATGCTCTCTCAGCAGGAATCAGAAGAGGCTGCCGGAAGAATAGAAAATATAAATGAACTTTTGAATGCACTTGCAGCGTGGGCTCAGGAAAATCCCGGCAAATCACTTAACGGATTTCTTGAGGAAGTATCACTTGCCTCCGATGTGGACAGCTGGGAGGTCAGGGACAATGCGGTAAATTTCATGACAATGCATTGTGCCAAAGGACTTGAATTCAAACATGTATTCCTGGTTGGAATGGAAGATGGAATAATCCCTTCACGACAAAACATTGAAGATGAAGCGAAAATTGAAGAGGAACGCAGACTTTTCTATGTGGGGGCCACCCGTGCCATGGGGCAACTGGAGTGCTCTTATGTAGATCAGAGAAGACGCTTTGGGGAGATCCTGCCAAGTGAACCAACAAGATTTCTGCAGGATGTCTCAAAATCACTCTTCAGTTTCAAGGACCAAACCTCTTTCTTCGGTGCACGACAAGACATAAGACCCCCGATACACTCCCAATCCAGGTACCGCTCTCAGCAGACTCAAAAAAGAAGAGCACGCAATGAGAAAAGTTATGACAAATACTCTGCACCGGAATATTTTTCACAAGAAGCAGTGGAGTTCAGAATGGGACAGACTGTAACCCATAAAACTTATGGAAGGGGTAGAATCCTAAGCTTAAGTGGCTCCGGTGAAGATATGAAACTGACAGTTTTATTCAATGATGGTACACGCCGCAGGCTTATGGCTAAATTTGCTAATCTTGAACATTGA